In Mauremys reevesii isolate NIE-2019 linkage group 9, ASM1616193v1, whole genome shotgun sequence, the genomic stretch GCGGAGGGTCTGtcagtcagagcagggggggatgGGATGGAGCTGTCACAACATGGAgggtggatggtggcagggtttCGGATAAATACCTTCCTGTGTGCACACAGACGTCCTCCCCAGTTCCTGAGCCACCATGGCCACAGAATATTTAAGCCAggacaccccacccctctgccaggcCCCTGAGGGCTGCCAAGCCCCAGGGTCAGTGTAACAGTTTCCCTGTCGAGTGGAGGATGTGTATCCTCCTGTGCATGGGAGAAAGAAGGCTGGGAACAGCCCTCTGCAAATGCAGCCTCCCCACAAGTGAGCAGAAGCTCCACTCCAGCCAATCCTTGGGCCATGTGAGCTGGTGAGCCgaccctctgcccctgcctgggaaGCTTGCTCCTCCCAGCTGGGCACATCCCCAAGATGTCTCCAGAGGGACAGGGTCCTCTGGTACACATGGGGAGAGCCGCAGAGATGTCTGCACGTTGCCCAGCATTGCCAAGAGGCTGTGCAGCAGCAGAAGGTCGTCCCCTTGCATGACCAGTAGCCAACCTCTGCAACCTCTTCTGAGAGCAGTGCTCTGAGCTCgccctcacctgccccccccaggtgCCTTGTTCTTCAGATGGGGCCTCCCAACCTGGTTGGGATCAGAGCAAGAGATGGCTCATTGACAGCCTTCCCCTGCAAGAGGAAGATGGGTGCTGCATGGACAGGCCCTTTCCATCAGGGAAGGGGAGTGAGGCAGGGACCAGATTCATCAGCCACATCCTGAATCCACGTCTTCTACCCAGCCTCCCTGCATCTTCTCGAGATGGACTAGCGCATGTAGGTCCTAAGGGTGCCCCAAGGCCAAGCCAACAGCCTGGCTCTATCAGGCCAAGGTCAGCAGAACCCAACACAGGAGCAACACTAGCCCTCACCATAAACCTGTCAGGGAGCTTCTGCATGCCTATAAACCCCCCTGGAGGCAGAGTACTGAGCTCCCTTCCCCCATCAGATCCTGGTAGAACTGCTCCTCAGGCAGGATCCCTCCCACTAGAGGGAACAGGATCTGGGCTTCATACCAAGCCCCACCCATGGGGGACAAAACCTCAGCAGAAATCCTAGCTCTGCAGAAGAGCCAACCTGCATCCCGCGTGACAGGGAAAAGGCCATTCCTCCTGGCCAAGGTACCCAAGGCTGCTGACACCATGTGCTGTTTGGAAATGAGAAGAGCGAGGAAGGAAAGCCGTGCATCACCCGAGATActgccagagccagcaccccctgtCTGGCCCCGGGCTGTGCCATCACCTGCCCCTGCAGGGTGGAGTCGCAGCAGGGTTTGAACCCCACATACCCGGTGAAACCCCACCCTGCGCAGATGTCTCTGCCTCAGCCTGTCCTGATTTACAAACAGGCAGCACGTGCTGAGcttgtcaggccaagaaagaTGATTTGATTTGCATGAGGGGAAGTGTCAACTGGATGTGCgagcggaggggaggggagggttggagGGTAACagatcccctctccccagcttctATGCTTTAAATTGGTCTGGACCAATCCCAGCATGTCCCAGGACTCCTTGTCCATCTCCCAGAACAGGAGCCGGTTTGGGGTTCTCATAGCAGAGGTAGGGGCTGGCTGGGACAGAGTCTTATGCTAGAGGGTTATAAATCCTTGCACAGTTGATTTCCCATCTTTTGTGCCCCCCTGGCCCTGCTATCACCAGGCCATATCCCTGCCAAATCTCACACATCCACATCCCCTCCCAATGCACAGTCCCCCTGCCagcacccttccccccccaataCATCCCTTCTCCCTTTCCATCACCTGACCCATATTTTCACACCCTTCCAACTTCTGTACACATCCACCTGTACCTCTCAACACCCCCCTCCCAACATGAACACCCACCCAACccagttcccctccccttccccacaggcTCTGTTGCCCACCTCTTCAAACATAGGCATAGCTGCTACCATGAACAACGCCCCCACACCTTCCATGACCAGCAATCACCTGCCTGTCTGGGTTTGGCTGTGCTTGGAGTAGGCAGCTGGGACCAGTGGGGCTTCTTATTTCTGTGCCTGTAGCTATGCCAGTGTCTGGCTGGGGGTAGAACCTTCAGGCCTGAgtcctgccagaagctggggaaaCATCTGTGCCATCCAGCCTTTTGTACATGCAGTGTAATTTCTCCTAGTGAACAGGGGTGAACTTAAACTCAGCAGGGTCATGAACGTCTGTTAATTAATGAGGGTGGGAGGGCATGCTGTGACACTGCCCTCCAATGCAGGGTTCTCCCCTGGTTTTATTTTGGAGGATTCCTTCCCTTGCATGACTCAGAAATGTGGATCTGGAGCTTTTTTCAGCCTTTATAAAATGACTTGTGCCCCccgtggtccagcaagggcatccACTCTAGCCTCCCAGATCCTTAGCTGTCCCCTCTCtcaagggagagagacatgggtctctgCCCCCAACTAGGGCTTttcccaggctgcacagttccctacctacactgtgttattcccagcaagccagactgcctgcATGGCCAGCCTCtgtgctctgctttctcttcagggTCTAGAAACAGCGTAATTGCCCAGTTACATGTTACCAGGCAGCTCTTTTAATCAAGcacctttattcttaaggtgaaagcattacagagataACATATTAAAAAGCAGTAAAAGAACCTACCCGTGTGCTAATAAGCTTACTGGAGACCATCTGCAACCCCAAGAAGGGCTCTGGCCAGTGATCGGGCCTGCTGCTCTCATGTGGGTTTTTTCTGTGATTACAAGTTCGCAACTGCTTTTGCTCAGAACACGACTGCCCACAAATAGTTCATTCTTTTCTTTGTACAGCTGGGGCCTTTGATCTGGTCCACATGttacaggtgatcagcagacaaaggTCCTTTCCTCAGGGCTGGAGGGAGGTAcatttgcattcacctcccctTAGAGATTCCCACTTATCTCTACTTGTGCCATTGTTCAATGGAGTCCTTTGAAGCTCAGAACACTTCCCAAGGTTTATCTTGGACCCGGCTTCCCTTGCCCCCCCCACAAGTTGCACACAATCCAACAATCACACACTTCAACGTAATTCAGTCGGGTTtttcaaagatattgcaggaatcATCACAGGGCCTTGTGCCTCATTTTGCGGCTTTCTGCTGGAGAGAGGGTAAGGCGGCCCTAAGCAGGGTGAgggcagttttgctcatctctagCCTTGGCAAGAGCAGGATGGTTGCGTGTGTCCCCCCCGCCCATCCCTGCTTGCATCCGGAGGTCCTGCTGAACCTTCAACAAACTGAGCGTTCTGGACTAGTTGTTGGGCCTCAGAGTTAAATCTGCATCAGCAAAAACCACAAAGCattccaaagccctttgaattcCAGTCCCTCCCCCCGCTCCTTTCCTCAGGCATCTCTTCCTTGGTAGCTGCAATGGCCCAGTGCAGGGAATCGTTTGGGACACTCCAGGGCTTTCTGGGAAAACAGTCCAGTCTTGCCAACCCTTTCTAATGCACCATACAAAGGGGCAAGACCCCCTTACAGACAAGCAGCTCCGCTTTCAGGCATTGCAAAGAAGCCAAAAAGGGccccctttcccttccttttGTAAGTCCTTGAGTCACAGGGCCCTTCTTGGTGGGTATGGACAAGCAGGCCCGGCTGGGTGTATGCGGGGGTGAGCAAGCCAGGCCTGCATgtacagctgtgtgtgtggagCACGGGGGTGTCAGCCTCAGGCAAGGGGCTTGTGTCCTCCCCAGTCCGTGGGATAAGGCGTGAGAGGAGGTGACTGGGGCAGAGTGCCAAGGGGCGAGAGTGATGGATTCCCTGAGGTAGGAAATGGGAGGGCGCTGGTGAGACAGCAGGAAGGTGGGGGATCCCACTGGGATGCTGCCCTTGGGCACAGTGGCTTCCTTGGCTTGTCATTCCTTTTAGATGCTACTCCCTCCTCTTTCCCCCGGGAATCAGCcccagggggctgcagcctgtcagggagaAGGCAGCCCCAAGGCAGCTGGGGGCGTGGGCGGAGGGACCGGCAGCTAGAATTGGGGCAGAACTCTGTGTTGGATGGTGCCCTGGACTgaatcctgcccccctcccatgcCTTACGCTCCCCACAGGCCATGCTCAGTGAGTTCACTGCTACAGAACCTCCTGTGATGCCACCAGCAACTCTGAGCAGTCTCCCGCCCAGGTGCTGCCACAGAGTCACTGCACGCAGCATGGCCAGGAGCAGGCTGGTagatcctgcccagccccaccaccaACCAGGTGCTTCCGTCTCCTGCTAAGGCAAGTGGCCATTGGCAGAGGCAGGAAATCAGAAGGGACCAACCAGTGCTTTGATCTGAGAGGCAGGAGGTGGGATCCTGAACTGGAAGGACCAGTGGTGGACTCTCCAGCCGTAGCTCCTATGAACAGTCTGATCCAGTCTCTGCTCGGAAGTGGGCTGCCCGGTTCCATGGACCAGCAATCCGACGAGGTGACTGGAGCAGATGATGTAGCGGGAGCTGGTGCTGGAGAGCATGTGTCCTTTGGGAGAGGTGCTGGAGCACTCACAAGGGGAATTcgctgcccatcccctccctatTTGCCCGCTGAACTGAACTCTGGCACTGAGAGGACACAAACAAGGTGGGCCGCCATAGAGGTTCTGCTGCCTCCcgccctcactcactcgctcacaCCAACTGTTCTCTGCACATTGGGAGCACATTCCTGGCAACCAACTCTTCCCCCATCTGGTGTTTGTCTCCTTCCTGAAATACCTCATGCTGGGAGGCTAATGCTGAGGAGAGATTTAACTCCCAAGGGAACttggtctcctctcctccccactccacaGTGCCCCAGTTATTAAACTGGAGGATAGAACGGACCCGGCTAGGGTCTGTCCTGTACACACTGCTGGGACTAGAAGATGCCCTGTGGTGGAGTGATAGCTCATGGCTTGGCCTTGTGTGGCATCATGGATCCAGGAGCGAGGGCCGTTTTCACCCTCTGCTGCCTCTGAAGCTCAGTCACCGACTGAACTCAGCTGGTCCCTGTGGCTTTCTGGGGACTTCGCCTCTCAGGGCACTGGTTCCATGTTCTCAGCTGCATAATCCGTGTTCTGCACCCTCTGAAGTCAGAGCCACTACCTTGTTGGTAGTGGGCCTTGTAGCAACTTGTCTGAAAGGGAGTGAGGTCATCCTGGTAGGGGCACCCATGATGGGATGAGGTTGAGAGGACTTCTTGGTCACTGATGCTGCCCAGGTGCAGCCAGTAACAGCCCAAACCTTCCAGTAAAGAGGCCTTCACCCTGCAGGGGCATGGGCAGGGCTGAGTCTATTCTGTTCTATACAAGTTCTTATGCTGTGCTTATCACCCTAGAATCTGTACCTTCTGGTCACGCATTGAGCCACATGCGTGTttgttccctcatcctctccccaggaagAGAAGTTAGGGCAGTAGAGTGCTGTTATATCTCACACGCACACTCCCTCTCCCTAATAGGTTTGTTAGAGAAagcaggtcaaagaaatgcaccatGCACTTAGAGCAGGAGATGGCGACTCTTGTGATGGTGCATAGTTCCGAGGAGGGGGTTCATTCCAGTcttggggcagtgctggggaggcctttgcctggctgggggctgggcaggactgatgggggtggaggggccatGCTGAGGAGGGTTTCCCTCTACAAAGGGCTGGCAGGGAAGACCTGCTTATGGGGGAGTGGGAGGTTCTTTTGATCTTACTAAACATATGTGTTGCAGTTCAGCTGGCTACATGCAATTACCCATAGGCCTGTGCAGTGAAAGGAGAGAATGAAACAGTGATTGATTAATGGTTTGTCCAAGAAGCTGGATCTATCCAGGGAACCCTATAGACTCAGGTAGGTTCCACATGAGTCCTTGGGCTATTTTCAAGGGTCTGTTGCAACAGCTTTCCACAAATGATTTACAGCTTTCTAAAGCCAGGCCTACCAGCcccctgtatttaaaaaaaaaatcaggcctgaAAAAATGACCAGATTGCCCCAAAAAACCAACCCCCTCAAACCCATCAGACTTTAAATCAATAAGCAATGTTGGGCTCTTTTCATTGCCTTCCCagttcagcataatgttttcaagatttttttctctgcccccccccccggaggtggggagggggggctagcaacttaaaagctgagatCCTCCCCTGTTCATgtgactctgggagctggggctttaagaaacaaaTCACCAATTGTGAGGAACCGGCCCCAGGAGCAGCCACTCCCCTCTCAGGGCCAACACCAGGCTGTGGCTCCATAATGGCACCTTGGCACCTCCTCACGTGCTCTGCAGCTGGGTGCTTTGGCTGGGCCTGCTGTCATTGAGCTGGGGGCCCTGGCTagcccatccccccccccaggtgcctCCGTGTTATGAAAATAAACGATGAGCTCCAGAGATGCCAAACACGCTGGGATGGGTTTCCAAGGCAACCGGAATGTGTGAGCAGGAACAGCAGTGGAGAAGGTTGGCGTGAGGTTGCCATAGCGACAGGAAGAGCCAGCTTGGCTTTTCCAAACCTTGCTCCAGTTCCATCACCACCTTCGGTGGCTGCAGGCCTGGGCCCCGCTGCTGGCCCACGGGGCTTTCGTCCCATCGCTGCTCGCCAGCAGCAGGGAGAGTGGGGCAAGCGGCCAGCAGGCTGGCCATGCTCCATGGcagaggggtcatgccccccagtCAGGACAAGGGAGGGAGCTGCTacttccctgcctgcctcagcaATGGGACGCCCCACCCCATGCACCCGCTGCCCTGCTCTCCCTTGCTATAGGAACTCTCAGCAGGCAGGCCCCAGGGGCGTAGGCTGGGGCATCAGTGGGGTTCCCCTGCTCAAGGGGCCCACAACGGGATGGGACCTGGCTGCTCACAATGAAGGATCAGTCGAGTGGCCAGCACCTTTAGAGAGGGGCTCACGGCCACAGCCCTGCTCTAAGTGAGTAGCTCTGTCTCCGCGGGGCTCGCCCTACACTCAGGGGGCCCATCCTCAGAttccgtctttttttttttttccctctgcctCTGCAGTGGCTGAAGACCACGTCCCTATGAATCCAACCCTAGGCCCACTGCACCCCGCCTCCCGCCATCCCTCCGCAAACGctgtcccctcccgccccctgctggaggcagtCAGGAGTGCTTCCGCAATCGAGGCTGCTATTAGTGCATTGCAGAGCAAAAATGTTCATTCATTCCTGCAGGCCCTCAGCCTGATCCCACGCACGGGCGGGAGAAGGCACAGAAGTGTCCCTGCTGGGAGTAGCAGTTGAGATCTACGTTCGCTGCACCAGCCCCCTACCCATCATTCAGTCCCAGCACACCCCAGTGCTTGGGACAGGTCCAATTTCCAATCGCTCCTGTGCTAAGCCTCCTACAGGAAAGGGTGGGAGTCCATTCTACGCTGCCCCCACCAAGCCAGGAACGTGGGGTTTGTGGCCGCAGGAGTCACCCTCTCCCTCCGTACCGCCCAGGGAGGCAGCTACGTTCCAGCCTCAGGTGCCCAGATGATGTTTGCAGTTGCAGGCGCTGTGGGGTTTTGAGACTTACCGCTGTGAGGAGGTGACTGAGTAGGCGGCTAGTAACGAGCAGAGCCCAGCAGCACCAGCACAGGCCCAGGACATAAGAGCCAGAACCCGTTGGTGAACTTCCTGGCCTCTTGCACCTGACTCATCGCTCCATCTCCGCAGCCACTGAGTGGGGAGCTCTTGGGACCCCCCAGCCCCTGAGGGACAGACCACCAGGGGAAAGGAGCTTCTATAGAGGGAGGGGGCCCAAGGAATAATATCACTATGCAaaggggggttgggggaaggagtgtGATGGAACAGCAACAAGCTTCCCCAGCAGCACCATCCGCTCTCTGCTAAGGGTAAGTCAGCACCAGAGATCCCAGGCTCTGACTTGTGTTTTAGCCCAACACCACCTCCCACAAAAAACCCCACCGGACCCAGGGTTGGTGGGGCCTTGTGCTCAGGCGTTTacacagctggggagcagggggggttagagCCCAGGACCCTGGTTtaacctgggctggaacctgcccactttgcagtgaggctGCAGGCAAAATGACTCGTATTGATGTCCTCCAGTGCCTGCCGACAAACACCCCCCAAGGACAGCCAAGGTCTCCTGCTGTTGGCTGGACCAGAATCCTGGAGCATCTCAGCACAAAgccccaggggctctgcccccagccacacaCAGGTGAGTGGGGAAACACTGAGGCCACAGTACCCTGGGCAAGGACTTTGCTGTGGGGATGCTCACAGCTGGGCTAGGCTAACCCAGGCACTAAGCACTCAGGGTAACTATGCTGTAAAGACATGTCCTAAGTTTCCTCCGTGCAGGGTCACCTTTTAGAGGAGctgttttcccagcatgcctttctggggctggccctttaaatatgGGTGAGCCAAATTACTGCACCCCTAAAGGAGCCATTTTGTAACAGGCTGcatctccctccctgcctgctggtAAGTACCTGTGGGGCtctcccctcctgctggggttTCATCTGCATTCCTATGTTGCCTGGGGCTACTGAATTGTTTTCTACCTGTGGGGCTGGAGTGTTGAAAACCAGCTAGTAAATGGGGCGGGGTGAGTACAAAGATCTGTAATGAGTAACTCGCCTCCTGAGAGAGCGATCCTCTGAAAGCCCTGCAGTCCTGCGCTGTGGTAGAGCATTTCTCCCTCTGGGGCCTGTCTAGGTGATCCACACAGCAGCTAtgtccccccacacccctcttaAAAGTTAGCCCATCCTTTTACTAGTGTGTGGCTTAAAGAAAGACACAAGCCCAGCCTCTGAGCCGTCTCTTTATAAATAATGACCAACATTGATTCAGTGAGTCCCCCTTGCAGCTATGGCACGTcctgggagctgggcaggaaggCAGCGCTCCAGTCAGGCAGCCCAGGGTTTGCAGGCAGACTTCCACCTGCGCTTTAATTGGGGGGCCAAACATAAGCCACCCCAATCCTTGGGGAGGGCCTCCACTGTGGCTCCTCTAAGTCCTCCAGCTTaagcaggggagcagagggctgtcCTCCTCCTGGGATCCAAAAGCTGGGGGTGGTTGGGAGCCGGGGCTGCTGCAATCCACCCTCCCATGCTTCAGCTGTGGCACTGCCTCAAACTCCCACATGTGGGTGTAAGGGGGGTTCAGGAGTTGGATGGTGAGGGAGGCACAGGGCCCCGGCTGCCGGCCTCACTCACAGGGGAAGCCTCTTCAATTCGATACCCTCACGCAGGAAACCATGAGGGGAAGACAAacatccccccgccccacacaaactgctgctgcctgtgtaaCATGCTGCATGGGCCTAGTCAGAGGAAATCGGGCACAGGAGGCACCAACCCTGGCTGTTTGGTTGTGCAATGCATGCTGCCCCCTCAGCCGGGCCCTCTCTGCCCTCAAGCCCACAGCCCCGAACTACCCTGAACCTCCCgtctcccccccccagcttctgCCAGCCTCTCCCCAGCGCGTTAGCTGAGCAGCAGTGACAAAGACGTGCTGGAAAAATAAACTCTAGTGTAAAATCTGGCCCCTTCACAGGAGCAAAACCACTGTGTCCAAACTGCATCCCCAGCCACTGAGGGAGCATTGCACCGCAGGCCTGCTGGGCTCCAGTCGGCCTCTCCCTGGGGTCAGCTCTGAGAAGGCCGGGCCCAGGAAGAGACTTGGAGGAAATTAATTCCCGACAGACTCtcctagcagagctgggactgctGGGAATAGACACGCTATGAGGCTTGTGGGGGGAAACTCAGCAAGAGCTTCGTGCTGAGTGATGCTAATTCAGGCCATGTACTCCAATCACCATGTGACCAGCACTGACGAGGGGGCTCATGAGCACACCCCCAAACCCAGCCTAGGAGGCGGTGCTTGCAGCattcccccccccgccacccgaGGGTTGTGAGCTCACATCCCAAGTCACCACACACTTGTGGCTTGCACACTGCCCCCCAAGTTGCTGGGGTTTTATGGGCACAGTGGTGCTGCCTAGTGCCAGGGACTCCACTGCTCTTGCTCTGGTACCATTTGaagccccttctccccctcaggcCTGGTAGAGGGGCACTACCCTGTCTATGGGgctcctgcagatggggcaggtgtGGCTAGGCAGAGCCTCGTAGCAGCGGAAACAGCAACAGACATGGCCACAGCATAGCAGGACGCACTCGCGGGGCCGTGTAAGGCAGATGATGCAGGCGTCCTCCGACGCATCCTCCCCAGACTCAGTTGCAATGTCCCCATTGCCCCAAAGGGCCTCGAACTCCCGCCgctgctcctcctgctcctgcttgTGCCGGCGCTGCTGATAGGCCTGGCAGAGGGCATACAGGATCACCGCCACGCCTGTCAAGCCGCACAGCACCGCCGCCCCCTTCCAGAAGCTGCTCACTGACTCCATCTCCGCCAGCAGCGTCTGCCAGTCCCCCAGGTGCAGAAAGTAGCTGGACCCatcagctgggggctgcaggtggaGGGTCCCATCTGGGTGCATGGCCAGCTCCCCGATGCCAGTCAGGCTTGCCCCCACTCGCAGCATCTCCTCTGTCTCCAGGAGGCCCTTGGGCTTCTCCCCACTCAGGTAGTGACTGATCAGGTCTTTGAAGCTGTGGGTTGGGTGCTGGAAGCGCTCATACACGGTCTCCAGGGGCAGCCGGACAGCCCGTAGAGGGCTCTCTACACTCACCCGTGTCACTGCCTCAGCACTGGGGGATGCCAGGGCAAAGGGCACCGTGTACACCTGCTCCGAAACCACCCGCTCGCTTTCATTCCTACAACCAATCAAGAGCACAGCAGCTGAGCCGGTGGCTCACAAGCGGGCCTCCAAAGGCCCTAGATCTGCCCTCACCCCACAGGCTAACCTTGCTCTACCTTACCCCACTAGTGAGCGGCCCTGGGGGACAGTCTGTGGGCCTCTGATGTAGCTGAGTCCCCAGCCCAGGCAGAACGAATCCAAACCAATCCAGGCCTGCAGAGCATACTGCCTCCACTGCAAGAAGGGAATCTGCCATCGGTGCAGCTCTGCCATGCACCGCAGATCTGCTGGCCCTGCATGCTCCCCCACACTGCCTGCCGCTGGCACCCCTCTCTTCCCAACTgttcccatccctccctcctgggTCTGCCCCAATGACCACTCACCAACTCCGGGCTAGGCTGTTCCAGATCAGTCGATGCTCCTTCAGAACTAGTTTCTGGatcactccctgcagctcctcgTGGTGCTGGCTGGATAGGGCTGCTTTTGCTGGCAGGACAATCCCTATGGATAACGTGGAGGAGGTGTGATCTTGCGAGGCAAACCCTGGTtcatggagcagctccagctcccagagCTGTCTAGAATTCCCCTGGGGTATAattcagcacagccctggaggagACTAGGTTTGACTAGTGGGTTGGGAGAGCTATAGCTGCTTAACTAGGAGTCCCCCTCCAAAAATTCAGCTGATTCAGCAAGGGGCGGTCTCCCCTCTGGGACCCAGGAA encodes the following:
- the LOC120371655 gene encoding mitochondrial ubiquitin ligase activator of nfkb 1-A-like, which gives rise to MDALPVTSGELLGLASSLAFSGLFYYLYRKKAKALARIQEAPKLQVDDGLPDLLSATSGQCLHYVALEGIVLPAKAALSSQHHEELQGVIQKLVLKEHRLIWNSLARSWNESERVVSEQVYTVPFALASPSAEAVTRVSVESPLRAVRLPLETVYERFQHPTHSFKDLISHYLSGEKPKGLLETEEMLRVGASLTGIGELAMHPDGTLHLQPPADGSSYFLHLGDWQTLLAEMESVSSFWKGAAVLCGLTGVAVILYALCQAYQQRRHKQEQEEQRREFEALWGNGDIATESGEDASEDACIICLTRPRECVLLCCGHVCCCFRCYEALPSHTCPICRSPIDRVVPLYQA